In Apium graveolens cultivar Ventura chromosome 10, ASM990537v1, whole genome shotgun sequence, the following are encoded in one genomic region:
- the LOC141688840 gene encoding histone H3.3, with the protein MARTKQTARKSTGGKAPRKQLATKAARKSAPTTGGVKKPHRYRPGTVALREIRKYQKSTELLIRKLPFQRLVREIAQDFKTDLRFQSHAVLALQEAAEAYLVGLFEDTNLCAIHAKRVTIMPKDIQLARRIRGERA; encoded by the exons ATGGCTCGAACCAAACAAACTGCTCGCAAGTCCACCGGAGGAAAGGCACCAAGGAAACAGCTTGCTACTAAGGCTGCTCGTAAGTCTGCTCCCACTACTGGTGGAGTCAAAAAGCCACATCGTTACCGTCCTGGAACTGTTGCCCTTCG TGAAATTCGCAAATATCAGAAGAGCACCGAGCTTTTGATCAGGAAACTCCCCTTTCAGAGGCTTGTCCGTGAAATTGCTCAGGACTTCAAG ACTGATTTACGCTTCCAGAGTCATGCTGTTTTAGCTCTGCAAGAGGCTGCAGAAGCGTACCTGGTGGGTCTTTTTGAAGATACCAACTTGTGTGCCATTCATGCCAAACGAGTCACCATCATGCCCAAGGATATCCAATTGGCTAGGAGGATCCGTGGTGAACGTGCTTAA